The Octopus bimaculoides isolate UCB-OBI-ISO-001 chromosome 1, ASM119413v2, whole genome shotgun sequence genome contains the following window.
gtagcttgcttaccagccacatgattctgggttcagtcccactatgtggtaccttgggcaaatgttttctactatagcctcgggccgaccagagccttgtgagtggatttggtagacggaaacggaaagaagcccatcatatatatatgtatatatatatatgtatgtgtgtgtatttgtttgtgtgtctatgtttgttcccgccaacatcgcttgactaccgatgctggtgtgtttacgtccccgtaacttagtggttcggcaaaagcaaatgataaaataagtactaggcttacaaagaataagtcttggggttgatttgctcgactaaaggcagtgctccagcatggctgcagtcaaatgactgaaacaaataaaagagcaaaagagagtaTGTATCATCTGGATttagtctttctcattcattgattgtattgtttttgttttttttatttgttatattaatatatttgtctgcatgtatgcatatttcagtattatgtatacctgccatgtatctatgtacatcattaatatataagtcaatgtgtgtgtgtgtgtgtgaaaagggggcatctgtctccaaaactccaaagttgagtaagtttcatgcttggatttgtaaactacaataagaataacactggtcaataaagaatttgtcccaaggaaaagaataactGTATGTTATGTGTTTTTGTGAAACGTTCTTAATTagcatcttttattattaatgcTGAATTACTGATTATATTTACACTAATTAATGTTGGTAAAAATCACCTTAATTTGcaacaaaaatacttttaaaaaataaaggtaaTAAGAAATGTTTTAAGAACCCAAATGTTGAAAAAGTCAATATTATGTtggaagaaatacacacacatactcacacacacacacacacgcacacacacacacacacacacaaaggctttTGACTTTTATTGTACCTCAACCAAATAAGAGTTCCTGTGCATGTGCTCTGAGAAAAGAAGAGACTCACTGAGAGACAGAAGAGAAGAAACTGAAGACTTAAATGCAAGAGATGGAGGATTATATTGTCACGGAAGAAGATTTATTGGTCAGACAtcgtaaagagaagaaaaatctcCAAGCTCAGATCCAGAAGATCAAGCATTCTGTGCCAAAAGGGGACAAAAAGCGCAAGAAGGAAGCTACAGATGAGATTGCCAAACTTGAAGGGGAGTTGAAGAAGAAGCACGAAGAGGAATTAGCCAAGTTGGTGGCATCTTTAAATGAAAAAGAGTCGGTGGAGGAAGTTGGGAAAGGAATATCCAAACTAACCACTGATGGTAACGATAATGGACCAATAGAGGAAGTCCGAAAAATATCGAAAGCGCAAAAGCGTAGGGACAAAAAAGCTGCTGAAGAGAAGGAACGTGAGAGGAGACTAAAGGAGCAAGAATTGGAGAACCTCCATGGCGACCGTCATCTGGAGTCGGAGAAACTACGCAGAATCCTGGAAGACATGGACTTGTATCTACACGAGATTCCCTCAGATGGCAACTGCCTCTACAATGCTATTTGTCATCAGCTGGCCCTGAAAAACATTCAGACGTGCAACTACTCCACCCTTCGTACCCAGACTGCCAACTATATGCTGTCTCATGAGAATGATTTTTTGCCATTCATGACAACCAAGAATTCAGATTCACTCTGTACAAGTGAAGAATACCAGAAAATCTGTAAAGACATTGCTACAACGCCTGCCTGG
Protein-coding sequences here:
- the LOC106875278 gene encoding deubiquitinase OTUD6B, whose protein sequence is MQEMEDYIVTEEDLLVRHRKEKKNLQAQIQKIKHSVPKGDKKRKKEATDEIAKLEGELKKKHEEELAKLVASLNEKESVEEVGKGISKLTTDGNDNGPIEEVRKISKAQKRRDKKAAEEKERERRLKEQELENLHGDRHLESEKLRRILEDMDLYLHEIPSDGNCLYNAICHQLALKNIQTCNYSTLRTQTANYMLSHENDFLPFMTTKNSDSLCTSEEYQKICKDIATTPAWGGQIEIMALSHVLQVPIKVIQAEGEPVKVGQEYDKDEIILTYHRHAFGLGEHYNSVKPLAEADNPSDSF